In Anaerolineae bacterium, the genomic stretch AGACGTGCGCGGCGGTGCCTGGTATTACAATGTGGCGGACTTCCCCAACGGCTGGCCCACCACCCCCCAGGACTGGCTGAAAGAGGGGGAGCGATTGGCCAAAGAGGGCAAATATATCTCCACCTTCTTCGCCGGCCGGCACTACGCGGCGGTCGAGCTGACCTGGGGCCCCTGGATCCGCTCCAACGGCGGCCATGTCTTTGATGCGGAGGGCAAACCCGCCTGGGCCACCCCTGAGACCGTCGAGGTAGTGAACTGGGCGCGTGAACTCCTGAGCAAGGGGTATATCCCCGAGACCTGCTTCACGGGTGATTTTACCGCCGGCGAGACGCCGTGGGTGGACGGCAAGGCCGCCTCGGTGCGCGGCGGCTCCTGGTCTTTCCTCTTCATCCCCGGCTTAAAGGACAAGATCAACGCCGGCGAGACGAAGCTCGGCTTGGCCCCGGCCTTCAAAGAGGGCAAACATTATGTCTTCCTGGTCGGCGAGACCTGGGCCGTGCCGAAAAACGCCAAGAACCCCAAGGGCGCCCTGGCGTGGCTCAACTTCTTCATGAACCCGCCGGTCCTGGCACAGTATGCCAGCAACATGTACGGCATTCCTACTATTGACGAAGCATTCCGGGCCTCCGCGTTCGACAGCGACTTCTACCGCGAAACCGCCAAGAACCTGGCCGAGAACGGTGTGTTCATGGAGCAGTCGCCCTATTACACCGAAAGCCTGGATGCCCTGGCCATCGCCCTGCAGGAGCTGATGCTGGATCCGAAGCTGGACCCCGCTACCCATCTGCAGCAGGCCCAGGACGAGGTCATCAAACGCTACTTCAAGTAAATGGCCTGAGTATCTAGCCGCCCTTTCGCCGGCCCATGGTGGCCGGCGAAAGGGCTACCCATTGGAATTCCTCTTCACACGATCCGCCGGCATCGCCCGGCCAAAAGGGATGCGTATGTATGCGGTAACAGAAAAAACCCGCGCGCGGGGAT encodes the following:
- a CDS encoding extracellular solute-binding protein produces the protein MKHKWSLVGLLMVILLVLASCAPAPTPQVVEKVVKETVVVEKPVEKTVVVEKTVEVPVEAKPEPITVWARYDLTNTEDQAAVSLKQLITSFEATTGIKVNYEQVAWDQIALKLALIAQSGGEMPDVTELGSQAVPQLVSAGALMDITELVKDTPWASQLSNADAQACIYQGKRYCVTADVRGGAWYYNVADFPNGWPTTPQDWLKEGERLAKEGKYISTFFAGRHYAAVELTWGPWIRSNGGHVFDAEGKPAWATPETVEVVNWARELLSKGYIPETCFTGDFTAGETPWVDGKAASVRGGSWSFLFIPGLKDKINAGETKLGLAPAFKEGKHYVFLVGETWAVPKNAKNPKGALAWLNFFMNPPVLAQYASNMYGIPTIDEAFRASAFDSDFYRETAKNLAENGVFMEQSPYYTESLDALAIALQELMLDPKLDPATHLQQAQDEVIKRYFK